The sequence below is a genomic window from Denitratisoma sp. DHT3.
ACGATCACCAGGTCGAAGCCCGCCACCTTGCAGGCGGCGATCACCTCGGGCAGCGCGGTGGAGATTTCGCTGCCCGTATCCCGCGTCGCCAGGGAGCGCATGAAGACGCTGGGGTGCTCGATGGCGTTCATGCGGATGCGGTCGCCCAGCAGCGCGCCGCCGGTGCGCTTGCGCGAGGGATCGATGGAGATCACCGCGATCCTCAGCGCGTCGTCTTGGTCGATGCGGGCGCGGCGGATCAGTTCGTCGGTGAGGCTGGACTTGCCGGCGCCGCCGGTGCCGGTGATGCCCAGCGTGGGCACCGTCAGGGCGGCGGCCCGCGCCCGCAGCGCCGCCGTCTGCTCCTCGGACCAGGCGCCGTTTTCCAGCGCGGTGACGACACGCGACAGGGCCCGCGTCCGGGCCGCCGCGTCGGTCGCGCCGAGGGCCGCATCGAGCGCGGCGAGATCGCGCGGCGCCGGCGGCAGCAGGTCGGCCGGGTCGCGGTCGCAGCATTCCAGCATGTGGTTGATCATGCCTTGCAGGCCCAGCCGCTGGCCGTCCTCGATGGAGTAGATGCGGGTCACGCCGTAGTCGTGCAGTTCGCGTATCTCGGCCGGCACGATCACGCCGCCGCCGCCGCCGAAGACCTGGATGTTCTCGCCGCCGCGGCTCCGCAGCAGGTCGATCATGTATTTGAAATACTCCACGTGCCCGCCCTGGTAGGACGACACGGCAATGCCCTGCACGTCTTCCTGCAAGGCGGCATTCACCACTTCCTCGACGGAACGGTTGTGGCCCAGGTGGATCACCTCGGCGCCGGACGATTGCAGGATCCGGCGCATGATGTTGATGGAGGCGTCATGGCCGTCGAACAGGGACGCGGCGGTGACGATGCGCACCTTGTGGCGGGGTTTGTAGGGCGCGCATTTGTCGGCGGAAGAGGAGGTCATGGCGACGAATCCGGGACGGGAGTGAGGGAATGTTCCTCATGTTAGGGAAACGGGGCCGGCGGCGCCATGGCGCAAGCGGACGAAAACTATGCAAGAATTGACAAAATCATGAGTATCGATTCACACCCAACCGTCAGCATTGGATTCGTAACCGGGATGCTATCTGGGCTTGAGCGTCATGGCCAAAGCCCGGATGGCTTTCTGCACACTGTAGGAATTGCCAAATCACAGATGGCGAATCCCAAGGCGCGGGTGGCCCTTTCCCGTTACGCGGCCTTGTACCGCGGCGTCAGCGCGGCGCTGGCGGACGAGGGCTTCGCGCTGTTCTCCCGTCCCTTGAAACCGGGCGCTTTCGAGTTTCTCTGCCGCGCGGTGATTTCCGCCGCCGATCTGCAAGAGGCGCTGCAACGGGCCGGCCGCTACCTGGAACTGCTGCTCGACGATCTGGCCGTCGCCCTGACCGTGGAGCGGGACGCCGCGGTGCTGACGATCCGGCAGGTGAACCCGCTGCCGGTGGACGCGGCGGGGCGGATTTTCGCCTTCGAATGGCTGCTGCGCCTGCTGCACGACCTGGCCGCCTGGCTCACGGCGCAGCCGCTGGCGCTGGACGCGGTGCGCTTCCCCTACGCGCGCCCGGCGCACGCCGCCGACTATGCGCGGATCTTCGCGCCCCATTGCGAATTCGGCGACCTCGGTGACCAGGGCGACCAGGGTGACCAGGGTAACTTCGGCGATGGCGTCGGCGCGATGCTCCAGGCCCGCTTCTCCCGCGCCTGCCTGGCCCTGCCCCTGCGCCGGGACGAGGCCGCGCTGAGGGCTTATCTGAAGGAAGCGCCGGCCAGCATCACCACCCTGTATCGGGGCGACCGGGTGTATGCGCAACGGGTGCGCGACGCGCTCAAGGCCGCCTTGCCGGAGAACCGCAGCCTGCCGGACCTGGCCCGGGCGATGTTCGTCTCGCCGCGCACCCTGCATCGCCGGCTGGAAGCCGAGGGCACCAGCTTCCGCGCCATCCGCGACGGCCTGCGCCAGGAACTGGCCATCGAATGGCTGACCAAGAGCGAGCGCCCCCTGCAACAGATCGCCGCCGATCTGGGCTTCGCCGACGGCGCCGCCTTCTACCGGGCCTTCAGCGCCTGGACCGGCAGCAGCCCGCGGGGGTATCGGATGGAAAACCGGTAGGCGAGACTACTGGCTCTCCCCCCTTCGCCCCCCTCCGGGGGGTTCTCATTTGCTCGCTGCGCTCGGGTGTTTGGGGGAGCTTTGTGGGCGGCACCGATAGGATGCGGCTGGCGCCGCGTGCCGCTTTTCCCCATCGTGGGAAATAGCGGCCCGGCGGAAAAGCTCGTTTTTCACGCTGAAGGCAACGAAATGGGTGTCTTAGCCATTTTCATCATAGTGCTGCCAGTAAAATCACAAATTCGAAATGGTCGCGGTTTCAAATGCGTTTCCTCCATCGTTTCAGGAAAATACAGTGCCTCTGAAAACCAGACAGAAAAGCGCGCTTTCCGCTTCACGCGATCGACGGCCGGGGAGCGGCGAGGCGACCAAGGCCGCTTTGCTCAAGGCTGCGGAGAAGGTCTTTGCCGAGTATGGTTTCTCCACCGCGCGTCTCGACCACGTGGCGGATGCGGTGGGCATTCGTCGTGCTTCGCTGCTGTATCACTTCCCCACCAAGCAGGAACTTTACGATCAGGTCGAGGCGGATATCTTTCGCGAGCTTGAAGCCTATGCGGAGCAGAAACTGCGCGACTGCAAGACGCCCTGGGAACAGCTTCTGACCTTGATCGACGTGTGGCTCGAATTCTGGACCGGGCGCCCGACCGGGGCCCGCATCATTCTGCGGATAACGGCGGACATCACCCCGCGCATCAATGATCCGATCCAGTTCGCCGGACCCATCATCCTGCATTTCGAACGCATCATCCGATCCGGCATCGAACAGGGCGAGTTCATCGAGTGCAATGCCAGCGACCTGATTTGCCTGTTGGGCGGCAGCATTCTTCAATACGTCTGCATCGCGCCGCATCTGGGGCCCGTTCGCTCATATCATCCCGACGATCCGGCCCGGATGGCCGCCTTTCGAGCGATGGTCCATCGCGCGGCCCGGGCCTTGCTGACGCCGCCCGGGAAATGAAAAAGCTGCCGGTGTTGGTACCGGCAGCTTCGATCGCTTCAATCTGAAGCGCACTCGATGCAGGCTTGGTACCGGCTCAGTGCCGGCTCATATCTACCGGCTCCGGCTTGGTGACGTCGACTGCGAGCCTCTTGCGGTCCGATAGACCGCTTTGCAGGATGTTGGCGATCTCGGGGCCGTTGGAGGTCATGGTCACCCACATCAAATGATCAACACTGCCGGTCGGTTGCGATCCGCCCGTGGTGCCGAGGGTGATGTAATCGCGGCCGTTGCGTTGTTCGTAGGCATATTTGTGGAAATGGCCGGCGAACATCGAGTAGGGACGATCGGCCGTCATCCGCTCGATCTGGCGGAACTCCCCGGATTGGTAGCGCCACCCCGGACGATGCATGAGGAACACCGTCCAGCGCACGTCCTTGTTCCGCGCCAGCGTCTGCCGCACCGATTCAACCTGCCGCGGACTGATGTTGACCGCGTCCGCACTGCGAACCTTCCGCGCAAGTTCCATCAACTTTGGATCGTCGGGAAAGTCCGCATCGGGGTTCGCCTGCAGGGCCTGCATGACCTTGCCCATGGCCGCGCCGCCATATTCGGACAGCAAGGCCCGCTTGTTGGATTTTGGCGGCGGCGGGTCTTCGGTGTTGAGGACGACGAACAGCACGTTCTTGTAAACGAAGTGGTAGTGGTCCTTGCCGAAACGCCGGTTCCACTCCCTGCGTTGTAGATCGTTGCTGATGTCGTGGTTGCCGGGCACGTAGAAGAATTTCATGCCCAATCGTTGGGTGAACTCTTCGATCTCGTCCCACTGGGCATTGATGGTCGCCTGGTCTTCGCTATAGCCCTCGATCAGGTCGCCAACGTTGATGACGAACTCGGGTCGCAGCAGATTGAGCTGGGCCATGGCCTGCTCAAAAACGCCAACCCGGTGACCGGCGGTGCGGTCACCGACCATGGCGAAGTGGAATTCCTGAGGGTCTGCCTGGATCGGCCTGGCAGTCTGAGGAATGGTGGCATCCAGCGGTGACGGTGCGGGGCTGACGCAGCCCGTGGCAGTCACGACCAGCAATGCAATGGTCAGCCATCGCCAGTGCGGGTTGTTGATGCAGCGCATGCGTCGCCCCTCCCGTCAGAACTCGTAGATCATGTCGATGCCGTAAGAGCGTGGCGCACCGAACACCGCCGTGGGGGCGCCCGCGTTGAAGTGGCCGACATAGTACTTGGTATCCGCCAGGTTCTTGCCCCACACGGCCAGGCGCACCCCTTTGAGTCCCGGCATTTCAGAGAGACTCAGGCGTGCGTTCAGCAGACTGTAGTCGCCAATGATGTACTGCGATGTGGCGACACTGGTTTGCGAAAACTTCTGGCCTTGCCACGAATAGTTCAGGTTGGCCGTCAGGAGACCGACCGGAATACGCGGCAACTCGTAGGTGATGTCGACATTCGCTGCGTGACCCGGGGCATTGGGGAAACGGAAAGTGCTCGATACATCCTTGCCGGTTGCGGGGCTCACCACCTTGTCGTAGTTGGCGTAAAGATAGGCGTAGTTGGCATTGATCACGAGTCCCCGGGTCAACAACGCCGTGGCTTCCAGTTCCAGGCCGCGGATGGTGGCCTTGCCGGCGTTGAAGATGTTGGTGATCGCCGGGTTCAGTGGATCGGCCTGTACGTTCACCTGGATATCGTCATACTTTGCCTGGAACAGAGCCGAATTCAGGCGCAATTTATTGTTGAACATCTGGGTCTTGAGACCCAGTTCGGTGCTCTCCAGGGTTTCCTCGCTGAATCCCTGGGCGAACGCCGCGGGGCTCGGTGCCCGAACGTTGTAGCCACCGCTCTTGTAGCCCCTCACCACCTTGCCGTAGACATTCGTGGTGTCATTGATGTCATAGGCAGCGACAAAGCTGGGACTGAAGTTCCGGAAATCCTTGTCTCCGTTTGCCACGCCGCCCGGCGCCGTGGGATCGGGCACGATTGCGCCGCGCACCGGAAGAATGGTCTGAGATGCCTGGTACTTGCTTGCCGAGCGGCTGTCGCTGCTCCAGCGGCCGCCAACGGTCAAGTGCAGGCGGTTGTCAAGTACGTCGGGCGTCCACGTGGCCTGACCGAACAGGGCCGTCGATTCATTGTGGATCTGCTGATTCTGCAGGCTGGCGGTTACGCTGTTGACCGGGTTGCGAATCGTCTGCGTGATTGCGTTCGCATCCCCTTTTTCCCAGAAGTAGTAGATACCGGCAACATATTTCCAACGATCGTCGGCGGAACTCCCCAGGAACTGAAGCTCTTCGCTGAGCTGTTCCTGGTGAGTGCGGCCGGCATTCTGCAGCAGAGGATAGTTGCCCAGCGTGACCGGGTTGGCGTAGAAGATCTGGTTCTGGAAATTGTCCAGTTTCCGATAGCCGGTCAGGGATTTGATTTGCATCCTCGGGCCCACGTCCCAGGTGACGGTCAGGCTGTGGCCGGAAGACTTCACGTCGTTGGGGAGAACGTTGCGTGCCAGGGCGCCGCCGGCTGTAGGCCGGTCGGTTATTTTGGGAAAGAGGGTCGCCGGGGCAGCATAGAAGGGCGTGTCGTTGATGTTGGTCTCGTCATAGGCGTAGCGCACCGTCACCGTGTTGCTGGCTTTCCACAGTGCGTCGATGCGCCAGGCCTCGCGGTCTTTATCGCCATAGCGGGCAACGCCGGTGCCGAGATTCTTGATGAATCCATTTTCTTTTTCCTTCAAGTAGCCGATGCGTACCGCGAAGTCTTCGCCGATCGGCACGTTCACGGAAGTGCGCGCGTCGAAACGATCTCGGTTGCCAAAGGAAATTTGCTGCTTGAATCGCCATTCGCCGGTACTGGGGGCCTTGGAAATGAAGTTGACCGCTCCACCCGTGGCGTTGCGGCCGTACAGCGTGCCTTGAGGACCACGCAATACCTCCACCCGCTCCAGTTCTGCCACGCTGCTCGCCAACCCCTGGCTCCGGGCGACATAGATGCCATCTACGTACATTGCGACACTGGGGTCCTGCGTGATCTGGTCATCGGTGAGACCGATGCCGCGGATGTAGAGCAGTGCGGTGCCCGCGCTGTTGGGATGGGGGGTCAGTTGCAGGTTGGGCACCTGGGAGCGCAGGTCGGTGAGACCGCTGATGCCTCTGATTTCCAGGCTGTCCTCGGTCAGGGCAACGATGGAAATGTTGGTTTTCTGAAGGGACTCGGCCCGCTTTTCAGCGGTCACGATGATCTCTTCCAATTGTTCCGGCTGTTTCGCGGCGACGCTGTTGGCGACCACCGCTTCTCCGAGCATCAGGCAGATCGCCGATGCGATTTTTTTGCGTGACATATCCTCTCCTCCTGTTGTTTTATTGCCTGCCAACGATAGCGGCCGTCTTTGATCGCCGAGC
It includes:
- a CDS encoding TetR/AcrR family transcriptional regulator, yielding MPLKTRQKSALSASRDRRPGSGEATKAALLKAAEKVFAEYGFSTARLDHVADAVGIRRASLLYHFPTKQELYDQVEADIFRELEAYAEQKLRDCKTPWEQLLTLIDVWLEFWTGRPTGARIILRITADITPRINDPIQFAGPIILHFERIIRSGIEQGEFIECNASDLICLLGGSILQYVCIAPHLGPVRSYHPDDPARMAAFRAMVHRAARALLTPPGK
- a CDS encoding TonB-dependent receptor, which codes for MSRKKIASAICLMLGEAVVANSVAAKQPEQLEEIIVTAEKRAESLQKTNISIVALTEDSLEIRGISGLTDLRSQVPNLQLTPHPNSAGTALLYIRGIGLTDDQITQDPSVAMYVDGIYVARSQGLASSVAELERVEVLRGPQGTLYGRNATGGAVNFISKAPSTGEWRFKQQISFGNRDRFDARTSVNVPIGEDFAVRIGYLKEKENGFIKNLGTGVARYGDKDREAWRIDALWKASNTVTVRYAYDETNINDTPFYAAPATLFPKITDRPTAGGALARNVLPNDVKSSGHSLTVTWDVGPRMQIKSLTGYRKLDNFQNQIFYANPVTLGNYPLLQNAGRTHQEQLSEELQFLGSSADDRWKYVAGIYYFWEKGDANAITQTIRNPVNSVTASLQNQQIHNESTALFGQATWTPDVLDNRLHLTVGGRWSSDSRSASKYQASQTILPVRGAIVPDPTAPGGVANGDKDFRNFSPSFVAAYDINDTTNVYGKVVRGYKSGGYNVRAPSPAAFAQGFSEETLESTELGLKTQMFNNKLRLNSALFQAKYDDIQVNVQADPLNPAITNIFNAGKATIRGLELEATALLTRGLVINANYAYLYANYDKVVSPATGKDVSSTFRFPNAPGHAANVDITYELPRIPVGLLTANLNYSWQGQKFSQTSVATSQYIIGDYSLLNARLSLSEMPGLKGVRLAVWGKNLADTKYYVGHFNAGAPTAVFGAPRSYGIDMIYEF
- a CDS encoding AraC family transcriptional regulator; translated protein: MLSGLERHGQSPDGFLHTVGIAKSQMANPKARVALSRYAALYRGVSAALADEGFALFSRPLKPGAFEFLCRAVISAADLQEALQRAGRYLELLLDDLAVALTVERDAAVLTIRQVNPLPVDAAGRIFAFEWLLRLLHDLAAWLTAQPLALDAVRFPYARPAHAADYARIFAPHCEFGDLGDQGDQGDQGNFGDGVGAMLQARFSRACLALPLRRDEAALRAYLKEAPASITTLYRGDRVYAQRVRDALKAALPENRSLPDLARAMFVSPRTLHRRLEAEGTSFRAIRDGLRQELAIEWLTKSERPLQQIAADLGFADGAAFYRAFSAWTGSSPRGYRMENR
- a CDS encoding metallophosphoesterase family protein is translated as MRCINNPHWRWLTIALLVVTATGCVSPAPSPLDATIPQTARPIQADPQEFHFAMVGDRTAGHRVGVFEQAMAQLNLLRPEFVINVGDLIEGYSEDQATINAQWDEIEEFTQRLGMKFFYVPGNHDISNDLQRREWNRRFGKDHYHFVYKNVLFVVLNTEDPPPPKSNKRALLSEYGGAAMGKVMQALQANPDADFPDDPKLMELARKVRSADAVNISPRQVESVRQTLARNKDVRWTVFLMHRPGWRYQSGEFRQIERMTADRPYSMFAGHFHKYAYEQRNGRDYITLGTTGGSQPTGSVDHLMWVTMTSNGPEIANILQSGLSDRKRLAVDVTKPEPVDMSRH